A stretch of Patagioenas fasciata isolate bPatFas1 chromosome 4, bPatFas1.hap1, whole genome shotgun sequence DNA encodes these proteins:
- the PAQR3 gene encoding progestin and adipoQ receptor family member 3: protein MHQKLLRSAHYIELGSYHYWPVLVPRGIRLYTYEQIPVFLKDNPYITDGYRAYLPSRLCLKSLFILSNETVNIWSHLLGFVLFFTLGIYDLTAVLPAAGASREDFVICSVCLFCFQVCMLCSVGYHLFCCHRSEKTSRRWMALDYAGISIGILGCYVSGVFYAFYCNNYWRQVYLITVLAMILAVFFAQIHPSYLTQQWQRLRSIIFCSVSGYGIIPTIHWIWLNGGMGASIVQEFAPRVVVMYFIAAVAFLFYISKVPERYFPGQLNYLGSSHQVWHILAVVMLYWWHQSTVYIMQYRHSKPCPEYSADL, encoded by the exons ATGCACCAGAAGCTGCTGCGGAGCGCGCACTACATCGAGCTGGGGAGCTACCACTACTGGCCCGTGCTGGTGCCCCGCGGCATCCGCCTCTACACCTACGAGCAGATTCCCGTCTTCCTGAAGGACAACCCCTACATCACCGACGGCTACCGGGCCTACCTGCCCTCCCGCCTCTGCCTCAAAAG CCTCTTCATCCTCTCCAACGAGACCGTCAACATCTGGAGCCACCTGCTGGGCTTCGTCCTCTTCTTCACGCTGGGCATCTACGACCTGACGGCTGTGCTGCCGGCCGCCGGCGCCTCCCGAGAGGACTTTGTAATCTGCTCTGTGTGCCTCTTCTGCTTCCAG GTCTGTATGCTTTGCTCAGTGGGATATCATCTTTTCTGTTGTCACCGCTCAGAGAAGACCAGTCGACGATGGATGGCATTAGATTACGCAGGAATTTCCATTGGTATCCTGGGCTGCTATGTGTCAGGCGTGTTTTATGCATTTTATTGTAATAAC taCTGGCGTCAGGTATATTTGATCACTGTGCTGGCAATGATCTTGGCAGTATTTTTCGCTCAGATTCATCCCAGTTACCTCACGCAGCAGTGGCAAAGATTGCGTTCCATCATCTTTTGCTCAGTGTCTGGATATGGAATTATTCCCACTATCCACTGGATTTGGCTCAACGGTGGTATGGGTGCATCTATTGtacag GAGTTTGCTCCACGTGTAGTTGTCATGTACTTCATCGCTGCTGTAGCTTTTCTCTTCTATATTTCCAAAGTTCCAGAAAGATACTTCCCAG GGCAGCTGAACTACCTCGGCTCTAGTCACCAAGTATGGCACATCCTTGCAGTTGTGATGCTGTATTGGTGGCATCAATCCACAGTGTACATCATGCAATACAG